One part of the Prunus persica cultivar Lovell chromosome G5, Prunus_persica_NCBIv2, whole genome shotgun sequence genome encodes these proteins:
- the LOC18777116 gene encoding ribose-phosphate pyrophosphokinase 1 — protein sequence MAASPLIMPTSSSSSSSMASSFSSLFSRCSVSHKTLLPNDSGSRIYAPNSVKCDMAEPIKYGNGKPIIPIVNERTLPKFLESARLEKSVNRSSPRIKLFSGTANPALSQEIAWYMGLELGKINIKRFADGEVYVQLGESVRGCDVFLLQPTCPPVNENFMELQIVIDACRRASAKNITAVIPYFGYSRADRKTQGRESIAAKLAANLITVAGADRVLACDIHSGQSIGYFDIPVDHVYCEHVILDYLASKTICSDDLVVVSPDVGGVARARAFAKKLSDAPLAIVDKRRQGHNIAEVMNLIGDVKGKVAVMVDDMIDTAGTISKGAALLHQEGAREVYACCTHAVFSPPAIERLSNGLFQEVIVTNTIPVAEKNYFPQLTVLSVANLLGETIWRVHDDTSVSSIFQ from the exons ATGGCGGCCTCACCACTCATTATGCCcacgtcttcttcgtcgtcgtcgtcaatGGCGTCGTCTTTTTCGTCTCTCTTCTCTCGCTGCTCTGTCAGCCATAAAACTCTGCTCCCCAACGACTCCGGCTCTCGAATCTACGCTCCTAATAGCGTC AAATGTGATATGGCTGAGCCAATTAAATACGGAAATGGGAAGCCAATCATTCCTATTGTTAACGAACGGACGCTGCCCAAGTTCTTGGAATCAGCACGCTTGGAGAAGTCAGTTAACAGAAGTAGTCCTAGGATCAAACTGTTTTCTGGCACAGCAAATCCTGCTCTCTCGCAG GAAATTGCTTGGTACATGGGATTGGAGCTTGGGAAGATCAACATAAAGCGCTTTGCAGATGGTGAAGTTTACGTCCAATTGGGAGAGAGTGTTAGAGGATGTGATGTATTCTTACTGCAGCCAACTTGCCCTCCTGTGAATGAGAACTTCATGGAGCTACAGATAGTAATTGATGCTTGTCGGAGGGCATCGGCTAAAAATATTACTGCAGTAATTCCATATTTCGGATATTCCAGAGCTGATAGAAAG ACTCAAGGGCGTGAGTCCATTGCAGCCAAGCTGGCTGCAAACCTCATCACTGTAGCAGGTGCAGATCGTGTTCTTGCTTGTGACATTCACTCTGGGCAGTCAATAGGTTACTTTGATATACCAGTAGATCATGTATATTGCGAG CATGTGATCCTTGATTATCTTGCCAGCAAGACAATTTGTTCTGATGATTTGGTAGTGGTGTCCCCTGATGTTGGGGGAGTTGCAAGAGCACGTGCttttgcaaaaaaattatctGATGCACCTTTAGCCATTGTTGACAAAAGACGTCAAGGACACAATATTGCTGAG GTGATGAACTTGATTGGCGATGTAAAAGGAAAAGTTGCAGTTATGGTGGATGATATGATCGACACTGCTG GGACAATTTCAAAAGGTGCAGCTCTATTGCATCAAGAAGGGGCAAGGGAAGTCTATGCATGCTGTACTCATGCTGTGTTTAG CCCTCCTGCAATTGAAAGGTTGTCAAATGGCCTGTTTCAAGAGGTGATTGTAACGAACACAATTCCTGTTGCGGAGAAGAATTACTTTCCCCAGTTGACTGTGCTTTCAGTTGCAAACCTGTTGGGTGAAACTATTTGGCGTGTTCATGATGATACTTCTGTGAGTAGCATATTTCAGTGA